In Sorghum bicolor cultivar BTx623 chromosome 10, Sorghum_bicolor_NCBIv3, whole genome shotgun sequence, one genomic interval encodes:
- the LOC8058443 gene encoding transcription factor IBH1-like 1 — MRGPNAAASTASKGGAMAAFKQGLLRNLLLGLRACSFDAAMSLQERKRAVKCSADVAMAAAAAAGSGRARWPKTILAAAAAASSSSHHSPGGGTCKVWKTACCRRRVMRRRVDAKRRILRGAAYAAASGAAAAASCDDDVARRLVRRRTMALRKVIPGGNAAAMMDDAALLRETMDYVVHLRAQVDVLRRVSAAVQRSAFLRDPSQDMGES; from the exons ATGCGAGGCCCTAACGCCGCCGCTAGCACGGCAAGCaaaggcggcgccatggccgccttCAAGCAAGGCCTGCTCAGGAACCTGCTCCTGGGCCTCCGGGCGTGCTCCTTCGACGCCGCCATGAGCCTCCAGGAGCGGAAGCGCGCCGTCAAGTGCTCCGCCGACGTCGCCATGGCAGCGGCCGCAGCCGCCGGCAGCGGGCGCGCGAGGTGGCCCAAGACCAtcttggccgccgccgccgcggcgtccAGCTCCAGCCACCACAGCCCCGGCGGCGGCACGTGCAAGGTGTGGAAGACCGCGTGCTGCAGGAGGCGGGTAATGAGGAGGCGCGTCGACGCGAAGAGGAGGATCCTCAGGGGCGCCGCCTACGCAGCTGCTTCTGGTGCCGCTGCCGCGGCGAGCTGCGACGACGACGTCGCGAGGAGGCTGGTGCGGAGGAGGACAATGGCGCTCCGGAAGGTGATACCCGGAGGGAACGCCGCCGCCATGATGGACGACGCCGCGCTGCTCCGCGAAACCATGGACTACGTCGTCCATCTGCGCGCCCAGGTCGATGTGCTCCGCCGCGTCTCGGCAGCCGTGCAGAGATCCGCCTTCCTCCG GGATCCTTCTCAAGACATGGGAGAATCATAA